A single Rhodothermales bacterium DNA region contains:
- a CDS encoding GMC family oxidoreductase, translated as MPQEITSYDAIVVGSGISGGWAAKELTERGLKTLVLERGRPVEHIASYETEHKAPWEFPLRGRLDPDVRDRDYAIQKRTGFLDDTIDHFFFKDSKSPYIEDKPFTWVRGDQVGGKSITWGRYVFRFSDLDFEANARQSIGVDWPIRYADIEPWYDYVERFAGVSGEKLGLAHLPDGQFQKPMPLNAGELYLRERIRAHYPERYLTIARCAILTEPIGDRLPCHYCGPCWRGCSTGSYFCSLTSTLPAAAATGNLSVRPHSIVHSIVYDEQTDRATGVRVIDAETKSDLVFNAPVIFLCGSTLGSTHILLNSRSNRFPDGLGNASGELGHNLMDHHFHVGASGELPGLEDSYYYGNRPVGFYIPRYRNIGGNTEMKDFVRGYGIEGDAYRPSWGRGAGEPGFGADLKARLRDPGPWRVGMTGFGETLPSHENYVALDNAAGDPYGIPTLRFHAEWGPNELAMRKDMAESMAEMLERAGATNVSSYDDHVPGGIGAEMGLGIHEMGTARMGRDPKTSVLNGRNQLHEVSNVFVTDGACMTSAPCQNPSITYMALTARAVDYAVGAMKRGEL; from the coding sequence ATGCCTCAAGAAATAACCTCCTACGATGCCATCGTCGTCGGCTCCGGCATCTCCGGCGGCTGGGCCGCCAAGGAACTGACCGAAAGAGGGCTCAAGACACTCGTCCTCGAACGCGGCCGGCCGGTCGAACACATCGCCTCGTACGAAACCGAGCACAAAGCGCCCTGGGAATTCCCCCTCCGAGGCCGGCTCGACCCTGACGTGCGCGACCGCGACTACGCCATCCAGAAACGCACCGGCTTCCTGGACGACACCATCGACCACTTCTTCTTCAAGGACTCGAAAAGCCCCTACATCGAGGACAAACCCTTCACCTGGGTGCGTGGCGACCAGGTCGGCGGGAAGTCCATCACCTGGGGACGGTACGTATTCCGTTTCAGCGACCTCGACTTCGAGGCCAACGCCCGCCAGAGCATCGGTGTAGACTGGCCCATTCGGTATGCCGATATCGAGCCTTGGTACGATTATGTCGAGCGCTTCGCCGGCGTCTCCGGCGAAAAACTCGGCCTCGCCCACCTCCCGGACGGCCAGTTCCAGAAGCCGATGCCGCTCAACGCCGGCGAGCTCTACCTCCGCGAACGCATCCGCGCCCACTACCCGGAACGCTATCTCACCATCGCCCGCTGCGCCATCCTCACCGAGCCCATCGGCGACCGCCTCCCCTGCCATTATTGCGGCCCCTGCTGGCGCGGGTGCTCGACAGGATCCTACTTCTGCAGCCTCACCTCGACGCTGCCGGCCGCCGCCGCCACGGGCAACCTCTCCGTACGCCCCCATAGCATCGTCCACAGCATCGTTTACGACGAACAAACCGACCGCGCGACGGGCGTCCGCGTCATCGACGCGGAAACGAAATCGGACCTCGTATTTAACGCGCCGGTCATTTTCCTCTGCGGATCCACCCTCGGCTCCACCCATATCCTGCTCAATTCCCGGTCGAATCGCTTCCCCGACGGACTCGGCAATGCCAGCGGCGAACTGGGACACAACCTCATGGATCACCACTTTCATGTCGGCGCCTCGGGCGAACTGCCGGGTCTGGAGGACTCCTACTACTACGGCAACCGGCCCGTCGGCTTCTACATCCCCCGCTACCGCAATATCGGCGGAAATACGGAGATGAAGGACTTCGTCCGTGGATACGGGATCGAAGGCGATGCCTACCGGCCAAGCTGGGGCCGCGGCGCCGGTGAACCCGGCTTCGGGGCCGACCTCAAGGCCCGCCTCCGCGACCCTGGCCCCTGGCGCGTCGGCATGACGGGCTTCGGCGAAACGCTGCCCAGCCACGAGAACTATGTAGCACTCGACAACGCCGCGGGCGACCCTTACGGCATCCCCACCCTCCGCTTCCACGCGGAATGGGGTCCCAACGAACTGGCCATGCGCAAGGACATGGCCGAATCGATGGCCGAAATGCTTGAGCGCGCCGGCGCCACCAACGTTTCATCCTACGATGATCACGTGCCCGGCGGCATCGGCGCGGAAATGGGCCTCGGCATCCACGAAATGGGTACTGCCCGCATGGGGCGCGATCCGAAGACCTCCGTCCTTAATGGCCGCAACCAGCTGCACGAGGTCTCGAATGTGTTCGTCACCGACGGCGCCTGCATGACCTCGGCCCCCTGCCAGAATCCGTCCATCACCTACATGGCGCTGACAGCCCGCGCGGTGGACTATGCGGTGGGGGCGATGAAGCGGGGGGAATTGTAG